From Candidatus Schekmanbacteria bacterium RIFCSPLOWO2_02_FULL_38_14, a single genomic window includes:
- a CDS encoding nucleotidyl transferase produces MKAFLLAAGLGTRLRPITNKIPKCLVKIHNQPLLYYWLKLCEKYGVNEVIINLHYLPEKVKEFLEKNQTAVRLKTVYEEELFGSGGTIFKNKDFVKGEESFFIFYADNLTNVNLDKIKSFHKTHNGFLTMGLFMTNSPENCGIAELDGNKRIIDFVEKPKKPKSNLANAGIYLARQEIFSFFPNDNKLIDFGVDILPKLVNKMYGYLISEYLIDIGTMENYEKAQKEWKGL; encoded by the coding sequence ATGAAAGCATTTCTGTTAGCTGCAGGACTGGGAACACGCCTCAGACCAATAACGAATAAGATTCCAAAATGTTTGGTTAAGATTCATAATCAACCTCTTTTATATTACTGGTTGAAGCTGTGCGAGAAGTATGGGGTAAATGAAGTTATTATTAACCTCCATTATCTTCCTGAGAAGGTCAAAGAATTCCTTGAGAAAAATCAGACTGCTGTCCGTTTAAAAACTGTGTATGAGGAAGAACTTTTTGGAAGCGGAGGAACGATTTTTAAGAATAAGGATTTTGTTAAAGGCGAAGAGTCATTTTTTATTTTTTATGCTGATAATCTTACAAATGTCAACCTTGATAAAATAAAATCCTTTCACAAAACACACAACGGCTTTCTTACAATGGGACTTTTTATGACAAACTCTCCAGAAAACTGCGGGATTGCAGAACTTGACGGGAATAAAAGGATAATTGATTTTGTGGAAAAACCTAAGAAACCCAAAAGCAATCTGGCAAATGCAGGAATTTATCTCGCCCGGCAAGAGATATTTTCATTCTTTCCTAATGATAACAAGCTGATAGATTTTGGGGTTGACATTTTGCCAAAATTGGTAAATAAAATGTACGGATATCTTATATCAGAGTATCTGATTGATATAGGTACTATGGAGAATTACGAAAAAGCTCAGAAAGAGTGGAAAGGTTTGTGA
- a CDS encoding aspartate--tRNA ligase translates to MKRTHSCGALRKENINHEVSLAGWVQRRRDHGGLIFIDLRDREGITQIVFNPTIGSEAHSKAKDLRSEYVMAVRGIVSPRPEGTKNPNLPTGEIEVLAKELDILNEAKTPPFMIEDDVNVAEDVRLKYRYLDLRRPSIQSKIILRHNVTKTVRDYLSNEGFLEVETPFLTKSTPEGARDYLVPSRVNPGRFYALPQSPQLFKQILMVAGYEKYFQIVRCFRDEDLRADRQPEFTQIDIEMSFVDREDIYSTIEGLFLELWKKIKGIELKIPFPRLSYKEAMSRFGNDKPDTRFGLELCDLGEILGNSEFKVFSDAIKSGGKICGINAKGCANFTRKEIDEFTEFVKIYNAKGLATFKVTETELQSPITKYLKDEQIQKIKKTMGAEVGDLLMIVADKEKVVYDSLANLRLKLGEKINIIDKDKFNFLWVTDFPLLEYSEEDKRFVAMHHPFTSPKDEDINFFDTEPSKILAKAYDLVLNGSEVGGGSIRIHKRDVQNKMFRTLGISDEEAQVKFGFLLEALEYGTPPHGGIAFGLDRIVMILTGASSIREVIAFPKTQKATCLMTDAPSEVDKKQLDELGIKLKVN, encoded by the coding sequence TTGAAAAGAACACATTCATGCGGAGCTTTGAGAAAAGAAAATATAAATCATGAGGTGTCACTTGCCGGATGGGTGCAGAGAAGAAGGGACCATGGCGGGTTAATATTCATTGATTTAAGAGACAGAGAAGGCATTACTCAGATAGTATTCAATCCTACTATAGGTTCTGAAGCTCATTCAAAAGCAAAGGATTTGAGAAGCGAATATGTCATGGCTGTCAGAGGGATTGTTTCTCCAAGGCCTGAAGGAACTAAAAATCCTAATCTGCCTACTGGTGAGATTGAAGTTCTAGCAAAGGAGCTTGATATACTAAATGAAGCAAAAACACCTCCGTTTATGATTGAGGATGACGTGAATGTTGCGGAGGATGTAAGGCTGAAATACAGATACCTTGACCTGAGAAGACCATCCATACAGTCAAAGATAATACTGCGACATAATGTAACAAAAACTGTCAGAGATTATTTAAGCAATGAAGGTTTTTTAGAGGTAGAGACCCCGTTTCTTACAAAAAGTACTCCTGAAGGCGCAAGAGATTATCTTGTCCCAAGCAGGGTCAATCCCGGAAGGTTTTATGCCCTTCCGCAGTCTCCACAGCTTTTTAAGCAGATACTCATGGTTGCTGGCTATGAAAAATATTTCCAGATTGTAAGATGCTTCAGGGATGAGGATTTACGGGCAGACAGGCAGCCTGAATTTACTCAGATTGATATAGAAATGTCATTTGTTGACAGAGAAGATATTTATTCTACAATAGAAGGATTGTTCTTAGAACTTTGGAAAAAGATAAAAGGCATAGAGCTTAAAATTCCTTTCCCAAGGCTTTCATACAAAGAGGCAATGTCAAGGTTTGGAAATGATAAGCCTGATACAAGATTCGGACTGGAACTTTGTGATTTGGGAGAGATACTTGGAAACTCTGAGTTTAAGGTCTTTTCTGATGCTATTAAATCAGGAGGAAAAATTTGCGGAATAAATGCAAAGGGATGTGCCAATTTTACAAGAAAGGAAATTGATGAATTTACGGAGTTTGTCAAGATATACAATGCAAAAGGGCTTGCAACTTTTAAGGTTACAGAGACTGAGCTACAGTCCCCAATAACAAAGTATTTAAAAGATGAACAGATTCAGAAAATAAAAAAGACAATGGGGGCTGAGGTTGGTGACCTTTTGATGATTGTTGCTGATAAGGAAAAAGTTGTTTATGATTCTCTTGCAAATCTGAGGTTGAAACTCGGAGAGAAAATAAATATTATAGATAAGGATAAATTCAATTTTCTCTGGGTTACAGATTTCCCTTTGCTTGAATACAGCGAGGAGGATAAAAGGTTTGTGGCAATGCACCATCCCTTTACTTCACCAAAAGATGAGGATATAAACTTTTTTGATACTGAGCCTTCCAAAATTCTTGCAAAGGCATATGACCTTGTTCTTAATGGTTCAGAAGTTGGAGGCGGGAGTATCAGAATCCACAAGAGGGATGTTCAGAACAAAATGTTCAGGACTCTTGGAATTTCAGATGAAGAAGCTCAGGTGAAATTTGGGTTCCTCCTTGAGGCCCTAGAATATGGAACTCCTCCTCACGGAGGCATTGCTTTTGGTCTGGACAGAATTGTAATGATACTTACAGGTGCATCATCAATCCGTGAGGTTATTGCTTTTCCAAAGACACAGAAGGCAACCTGTCTTATGACTGATGCACCTTCAGAAGTTGATAAAAAACAGCTTGATGAGTTGGGAATAAAATTGAAGGTTAATTAA
- a CDS encoding GHMP kinase codes for MIISQTPLRISFAGGGTDFKDYYKNFDGGVVISTAIDKYVYVIIKKRFDKNIRIGYSITELVDEVDSIKHDLVREGLKRAKISGGVEISTMADIPSTGSGLGSSSSVTVGLLNAMYAFQGIQKTSEELAKEACEIEIDILKKPIGKQDQYIAAYGSLREIHFKKDGKVKVDEIKIPEEVKEKLNRNLLLFYTGEKRDSSTVLLEQKNNINTFFNTLNEMKAMVPEFKKALQKGEIDEFGRLLHSTWEYKKSLASKITNSHIDKLYEKAIDAGALGGKIAGAGGGGFLLLYCPYKKQDKVKSSLTGLKELKFGFERDGSKIIFNINK; via the coding sequence ATGATAATTTCTCAAACCCCCTTAAGAATCAGCTTTGCAGGCGGGGGAACAGATTTTAAGGATTATTACAAGAACTTTGATGGTGGAGTTGTTATAAGCACAGCTATTGATAAATATGTTTATGTTATTATAAAAAAAAGGTTTGATAAGAATATTCGCATTGGTTATTCAATAACAGAGCTGGTGGATGAAGTAGATTCGATAAAACATGACCTTGTAAGAGAGGGGTTGAAACGGGCTAAGATTTCCGGAGGAGTTGAGATATCGACGATGGCAGATATCCCTTCAACAGGCTCTGGTCTTGGTTCATCAAGCAGTGTTACAGTAGGCCTTCTTAATGCGATGTATGCTTTCCAGGGAATACAGAAAACATCAGAAGAGCTGGCAAAAGAAGCCTGCGAGATAGAGATAGATATTTTAAAAAAACCAATCGGAAAACAGGATCAGTATATAGCGGCATATGGGAGTTTAAGAGAAATCCATTTCAAAAAGGACGGGAAGGTGAAAGTTGATGAGATAAAAATTCCAGAGGAAGTTAAGGAGAAATTAAATAGGAACCTGCTTTTGTTTTATACCGGGGAAAAAAGAGATTCAAGTACTGTTTTATTAGAGCAGAAAAATAATATTAACACCTTTTTTAACACTTTGAATGAAATGAAGGCAATGGTTCCTGAATTTAAAAAAGCCCTGCAGAAAGGTGAAATTGATGAGTTTGGGAGGCTTTTGCATAGTACATGGGAATACAAGAAAAGTTTGGCAAGCAAGATAACAAATTCTCATATAGACAAACTCTACGAGAAAGCCATTGATGCAGGTGCGCTTGGAGGGAAAATTGCAGGCGCAGGAGGCGGTGGTTTTCTCCTCCTATACTGTCCCTATAAAAAACAGGATAAAGTAAAAAGCTCTTTAACCGGTTTGAAGGAACTCAAGTTTGGATTTGAAAGGGACGGAAGTAAAATTATTTTCAATATAAATAAGTAA
- a CDS encoding orotate phosphoribosyltransferase produces MDKIEKLKKQLLDIIKKESVFKGEFILASGKKSNFYIDMRRTSLHPMGAKLIGEIIFKKIKHLDFDCIGGPTLGADPIVSAVSIASALSEKPVPGFYVRKEAKSHGTMKMIEGIFKPGNRVIIVEDVVTTGASTLKIIKAVENERGKIIKVIALVDREEGGRKNVQKEGYEFEALFRKSEILQ; encoded by the coding sequence ATGGATAAAATTGAGAAACTTAAAAAACAGTTGCTTGATATTATAAAAAAAGAATCAGTATTTAAAGGAGAATTCATATTAGCTTCCGGGAAAAAGAGTAATTTCTATATTGATATGCGCAGAACATCATTGCATCCAATGGGAGCAAAATTAATAGGAGAAATTATTTTTAAAAAAATAAAACATCTGGATTTTGACTGCATAGGAGGTCCAACCCTTGGTGCTGACCCGATTGTAAGCGCTGTTTCAATTGCAAGTGCGTTGTCAGAAAAACCTGTCCCGGGTTTCTATGTGAGAAAAGAGGCAAAATCCCATGGAACAATGAAAATGATTGAAGGAATATTCAAACCCGGAAACAGGGTTATAATTGTTGAGGATGTTGTGACAACAGGGGCTTCAACACTAAAAATAATAAAAGCAGTTGAAAATGAAAGAGGTAAAATAATAAAAGTAATTGCCCTTGTTGACCGCGAAGAGGGTGGAAGGAAAAATGTTCAAAAGGAAGGTTATGAATTTGAAGCACTTTTTAGGAAAAGCGAAATCTTACAATGA
- a CDS encoding fumarate reductase (quinol) flavoprotein subunit (part of four member fumarate reductase enzyme complex FrdABCD which catalyzes the reduction of fumarate to succinate during anaerobic respiration; FrdAB are the catalytic subcomplex consisting of a flavoprotein subunit and an iron-sulfur subunit, respectively; FrdCD are the membrane components which interact with quinone and are involved in electron transfer; the catalytic subunits are similar to succinate dehydrogenase SdhAB) gives MIYHDIVIVGAGIAGMRAAIEASKYANVGIISKVYPTRSHSGAAQGGINAVLNPEDTLESHIFDTVKGGDYLGDQNAIEILIKEAPENIYEIEHMGAIFSRTEDGKIAQRELGGASFPRACFFGDLTGHTLLHLLYEQLLKSNVKIYNERFVTKLIAEDGVCKGAICYNMQKGNFELLKTKAIVLATGGYGRAFARTTNAHINTGDGMALAYEIGTPLADMEFVQFHPTTLFGTNILVSEGVRGEGGYLKNNKDERFMERYVPSKMELAPRDVVSRCIQIEVREGRGFENEYVHLDVTHFGEAKINEKIPQVKELAKKFAGVDIVKEPMPVQPAQHYSMGGIRNNVNGETNIKGLYAVGECGCVSVHGANRLGGNSLLETVVFGRRVGRNLEKFVSSAEFSKISENILKDEEKRIKKLVDRKGKESSSAIRKELSEILTFKVGVFRVGNEIEQALKEIKKLQERAKKVFIQDKGTVYNTQLTSVIEMEFLLTISEIIALGALNRKESRGAHYRNDYTERNDKNWMKHTIAKKGKDGKINISYEPVSVTKYQPQKRVY, from the coding sequence ATGATTTACCACGACATAGTCATAGTCGGCGCAGGAATTGCAGGAATGAGGGCTGCAATAGAAGCATCTAAATATGCCAACGTAGGAATTATTTCAAAAGTCTATCCCACACGCTCCCATTCAGGTGCAGCGCAGGGAGGAATCAATGCAGTACTTAACCCTGAAGATACTCTTGAAAGCCATATTTTTGATACTGTAAAGGGAGGCGATTATCTTGGTGACCAGAACGCCATTGAGATTCTCATTAAGGAAGCCCCTGAAAACATCTACGAAATAGAGCACATGGGAGCAATCTTTAGCAGGACTGAGGATGGAAAGATTGCCCAGAGAGAGCTAGGAGGCGCAAGCTTTCCTCGAGCTTGTTTTTTTGGAGACTTAACAGGTCATACCCTTCTTCACCTCCTCTATGAACAACTTCTTAAGAGCAATGTAAAAATCTATAATGAACGATTTGTCACCAAATTGATCGCAGAAGATGGGGTCTGCAAAGGTGCTATTTGCTATAATATGCAAAAAGGTAATTTTGAACTCTTGAAAACAAAGGCAATAGTCTTAGCAACAGGGGGATATGGGAGAGCCTTTGCTCGAACTACCAATGCTCATATAAATACCGGTGATGGAATGGCTCTTGCCTATGAGATAGGAACACCTCTTGCTGATATGGAATTTGTCCAGTTCCACCCAACAACTCTTTTTGGAACCAACATTCTCGTATCAGAAGGTGTAAGGGGTGAAGGCGGATATCTTAAAAACAACAAAGATGAGAGGTTTATGGAAAGATATGTTCCATCAAAAATGGAACTTGCCCCAAGAGACGTTGTTTCTCGGTGTATACAAATAGAGGTAAGAGAAGGAAGAGGATTTGAGAATGAATATGTTCACCTCGATGTAACTCACTTTGGTGAAGCAAAAATAAATGAAAAGATCCCTCAGGTAAAAGAGCTTGCAAAGAAATTTGCAGGTGTTGACATAGTTAAAGAACCAATGCCTGTTCAACCCGCACAGCACTATTCCATGGGCGGAATCAGGAATAATGTTAACGGAGAAACAAACATAAAAGGGCTGTATGCGGTTGGAGAGTGTGGCTGCGTAAGTGTCCACGGAGCCAACAGGCTTGGAGGAAATTCACTTCTTGAGACAGTTGTTTTTGGCAGAAGAGTCGGAAGAAATTTAGAAAAATTTGTATCATCCGCTGAGTTTTCCAAGATAAGCGAAAATATTCTAAAAGATGAAGAGAAAAGGATAAAGAAGCTTGTTGACCGTAAAGGAAAAGAATCATCCTCTGCAATAAGAAAAGAACTTTCAGAAATTCTTACATTCAAAGTAGGGGTCTTTAGAGTCGGTAATGAAATAGAACAGGCTCTTAAAGAAATAAAGAAACTTCAGGAAAGGGCAAAAAAAGTTTTTATCCAGGACAAAGGCACTGTTTACAATACACAGCTCACTTCAGTCATTGAGATGGAGTTCCTTCTTACGATTTCTGAGATTATAGCCCTTGGTGCCCTGAACAGGAAGGAAAGCAGAGGAGCACATTACAGGAATGACTATACTGAAAGAAATGACAAAAACTGGATGAAGCATACTATCGCAAAAAAAGGCAAGGATGGAAAAATAAATATTTCCTACGAGCCAGTGTCTGTAACAAAGTATCAGCCACAGAAAAGGGTTTATTAA
- a CDS encoding UDP-glucose 4-epimerase, with protein sequence MKKALVTGGAGFIASHVVDALIERGYEVAIVDNLSTGYERNLNSKAKFYKMDIRDENLKDVFDKEKPELVNHHAAQMDVRKSVTDPIYDAQVNVLGSLNLLENCKRVGVKKIVYASTGGAVYGEPSPDIFPVDEKCDVDPLSQYGITKHVVEHYLSLYYKLYSLRYAVLRYPNVYGPRQDPHGEAGVVAIFTEQMLEGITPKIFGDGSKTRDYVFVGDIVKANMIAIDKGENDVFNLGWGREITDFEIFDAIRIALGLKIKPIYAEKRLGEIDRICLDASKAKKVLGWQPTVCLKEGIAKAVEYYRKKKTGSL encoded by the coding sequence GTGAAAAAAGCTTTAGTAACTGGCGGGGCAGGTTTTATTGCTTCCCACGTTGTTGATGCCCTGATTGAAAGAGGTTACGAGGTTGCAATAGTTGATAACCTTTCAACAGGGTATGAGAGAAACCTCAACTCAAAGGCTAAATTCTATAAAATGGATATAAGGGACGAGAACCTTAAAGATGTTTTTGATAAGGAAAAACCCGAACTTGTAAACCATCATGCTGCTCAGATGGATGTGAGAAAATCTGTTACAGACCCGATTTATGATGCTCAGGTAAATGTTCTTGGCTCTTTAAACCTTCTTGAAAACTGCAAAAGAGTTGGAGTTAAAAAGATAGTTTATGCTTCAACAGGAGGCGCGGTTTATGGTGAGCCAAGCCCCGATATTTTTCCTGTTGATGAGAAGTGTGATGTTGATCCACTTTCCCAGTATGGAATTACAAAGCATGTTGTAGAGCATTATTTATCACTTTATTATAAACTCTACAGCTTGAGATATGCTGTTCTGAGATACCCCAATGTCTATGGACCGAGGCAGGATCCTCACGGTGAGGCAGGAGTTGTTGCAATTTTCACAGAACAGATGCTTGAAGGAATTACTCCAAAGATTTTTGGTGATGGTTCTAAAACAAGAGACTACGTATTTGTTGGAGACATAGTAAAAGCTAATATGATTGCCATTGATAAAGGGGAGAATGATGTTTTTAATCTTGGCTGGGGCAGGGAAATTACTGATTTTGAAATATTTGATGCAATACGTATAGCATTGGGGCTGAAAATTAAACCAATTTATGCAGAGAAACGGCTTGGAGAGATAGACAGAATCTGCCTTGATGCTTCAAAGGCAAAAAAAGTTTTAGGCTGGCAGCCAACTGTATGCCTAAAAGAAGGGATTGCAAAGGCAGTTGAGTATTACAGGAAGAAAAAAACAGGCTCATTGTAA
- a CDS encoding acetyl-CoA carboxylase biotin carboxylase subunit produces MFKKILISNRGEIAIRIIRACQDLNIPTVAVYSKPDRNSLHVGLADEAYCIGEAASIKSYLNIDKIISVAKESGADAIHPGYGFLSENSRFAQECEKEKITFIGPSSDVIEKMGNKTTARKIMAEAGIPILPGTTESIENDDEVFKIAKEIGFPIMIKAAAGGGGKGMRIVHTENELKSSVRAARSEAGAAFGNSSVYVEKYLENPRHIEIQVLADKHGNSVHLFERECSIQRRHQKIIEETPSTVVDDKLRERMGIAALKAVKAVNYTNAGTVEFLVDKKNNFYFLEMNTRLQVEHAITEIVTGIDIVREQIRIASGEKLKLTQDKIKRNGCAMECRIYAEDPEKNFLPSPGIIRTLRSPGGYGIRYDSSAYEGCNISVHYDPLISKLVVWGKDREEARMRMLRALNEYSITGIKTTIPFLKKVISNKHFIEGDIDTNFIAKRIEPSSFPSDEALKIAILTAVIESFKKAEKESLFHDQSHQPKNHWKVAGKWQMWGSRL; encoded by the coding sequence ATGTTTAAAAAAATCTTAATTTCTAATCGTGGCGAAATTGCCATAAGGATAATCCGCGCCTGTCAGGATTTAAACATCCCTACAGTTGCAGTTTATTCTAAACCCGACAGAAATTCCCTTCACGTAGGTCTCGCTGATGAAGCCTACTGTATTGGTGAAGCTGCTTCAATCAAAAGCTATCTTAACATAGATAAAATCATCTCTGTTGCAAAAGAAAGCGGAGCAGATGCAATCCATCCCGGCTATGGTTTTCTTTCAGAAAATTCAAGGTTTGCTCAAGAGTGTGAAAAAGAAAAAATAACCTTTATTGGTCCTTCATCTGACGTTATTGAAAAAATGGGAAACAAAACAACAGCCAGAAAAATAATGGCTGAAGCTGGCATCCCTATCCTTCCAGGAACAACTGAAAGCATTGAGAATGATGATGAGGTTTTTAAAATAGCCAAGGAGATAGGATTTCCAATAATGATTAAGGCTGCTGCCGGTGGCGGCGGAAAAGGGATGAGAATTGTTCATACAGAAAACGAGTTGAAATCAAGCGTGCGTGCTGCACGTTCAGAAGCAGGTGCCGCTTTTGGGAATTCCTCTGTCTATGTTGAAAAATATCTTGAAAACCCGAGACATATTGAAATTCAGGTATTGGCAGATAAGCATGGAAACAGTGTCCATCTCTTTGAGAGAGAATGCTCAATCCAGAGAAGACATCAGAAGATAATCGAAGAAACACCTTCTACTGTTGTGGATGATAAGCTCAGAGAGAGGATGGGAATTGCTGCACTAAAGGCAGTCAAAGCAGTTAACTATACCAATGCAGGCACGGTTGAATTCCTTGTAGATAAAAAGAATAATTTTTACTTTCTTGAAATGAACACCCGTCTTCAGGTGGAACATGCCATAACTGAAATAGTAACAGGAATAGATATTGTTAGAGAACAGATAAGAATTGCTTCAGGAGAAAAGCTGAAACTTACACAGGATAAGATTAAAAGAAATGGCTGTGCAATGGAATGCAGAATTTACGCAGAAGACCCTGAAAAAAATTTTCTTCCGTCCCCCGGCATAATAAGAACTCTGCGTAGTCCCGGAGGTTACGGAATCAGATATGATTCAAGTGCTTATGAAGGATGCAATATCTCAGTCCACTATGACCCTTTGATTTCAAAACTTGTTGTATGGGGAAAAGACAGAGAAGAAGCGCGAATGAGAATGTTAAGGGCTTTAAATGAGTATTCAATAACAGGAATTAAAACAACAATACCTTTCTTGAAAAAGGTAATATCAAATAAACATTTTATAGAAGGTGATATTGATACGAATTTTATAGCAAAAAGAATTGAACCCTCTTCTTTCCCTTCAGACGAGGCTCTCAAAATAGCCATTCTCACTGCTGTTATTGAATCATTCAAAAAGGCTGAAAAGGAATCGCTTTTCCATGACCAGAGTCACCAGCCCAAAAACCACTGGAAAGTTGCTGGCAAATGGCAGATGTGGGGAAGCAGGCTCTAA
- a CDS encoding protein-L-isoaspartate O-methyltransferase yields the protein MNKEKAKSSETLYAGLRDRMVEEQIVARGVKDKRVIGAMRKVPRHKFIPEENREYAYEDEPVPIGYGQTISQPYIVALMTEYIGIKGNEKVLEIGTGSGYQAAVLAEIAREVYTVEIIEPLGRYAKKRLDEMGYKNIKVKIGDGYKGWKEYAPFDCIIVTAAPAEIPQALIEQLRVGGKMVIPVGKWFQDLVLVEKLDKGIKKRTVAPVRFVPMTGETQR from the coding sequence ATGAATAAAGAAAAAGCTAAAAGCAGTGAAACTTTATACGCAGGCTTAAGGGACAGAATGGTTGAGGAGCAGATAGTTGCCAGAGGGGTAAAAGACAAAAGGGTAATAGGTGCAATGAGGAAGGTTCCCCGCCACAAGTTCATTCCTGAGGAAAACAGGGAATATGCTTATGAAGATGAGCCGGTTCCAATAGGATATGGACAAACCATTTCACAGCCGTATATTGTTGCACTTATGACTGAATACATCGGAATTAAGGGGAATGAAAAAGTTCTTGAGATTGGTACCGGTTCCGGTTATCAGGCTGCAGTCTTAGCTGAGATTGCAAGGGAAGTTTATACAGTAGAAATTATTGAGCCTTTGGGCAGGTATGCAAAAAAGAGACTGGATGAGATGGGATATAAAAATATAAAGGTTAAAATTGGAGATGGATACAAGGGATGGAAAGAATATGCGCCGTTTGATTGTATAATTGTGACAGCAGCTCCTGCAGAAATTCCACAGGCTTTAATAGAACAGCTCAGGGTTGGAGGTAAAATGGTAATACCTGTGGGGAAATGGTTTCAGGATCTGGTTCTCGTAGAGAAACTTGATAAAGGGATTAAAAAAAGAACAGTTGCTCCTGTAAGGTTTGTTCCGATGACAGGAGAAACCCAGAGATGA